From Nerophis lumbriciformis linkage group LG09, RoL_Nlum_v2.1, whole genome shotgun sequence, one genomic window encodes:
- the zbtb20 gene encoding zinc finger and BTB domain-containing protein 20, translated as MTERIHNINLHNFSNSVLETLNEQRNRGHFCDVTVRIHGSMLRAHRCVLAAGSPFFQDKLLLGYSDIEIPSVVSVQSIQKLIDFMYSGILRVSQSEALQILTAASILQIKTVIDECTRIVSQNVGLAGPGGFPVIPGDSGQDTPRGTPESGTSGPSSDAESGCMQGTTQQNMDRPYTSLYSYTGISNGTRDRPHYINPMATNYDPSVGAQKDQQSQDPPWMNRIQDRTQPVDRFISTAESTTHCRKQPRPVRLQTGGMHIKQEADDEYSCYNNTGDCQDETEHAESESKVESFDSGVSSSISTEPDAMEQQPYLSGFNREGPGEGHQGNLGPVHIEVNDSSPEQSQEPDEGHGGHSTSDSSMMHPLPNPIMSHSLSSTPHYLRPVETHTSNLRMPHAMTSNSQLIGGVGSTFLPTLFPPQPARDNKSFLYLSGQQQAQFVTVPTAMSSFPNAMAVPPGSAQSQQSAGAMSQGEKKPYACTLCCKTFTAKQNYVKHMFVHTGEKPHQCSICWRSFSLKDYLIKHMVTHTGVRAYQCSICNKRFTQKSSLNVHMRLHRGEKSYECPICKKKFSHKTLLERHMALHSTGSAITGLADAITGLAGVTCPPCPVSIPITLPMTVPEPGAGVVALAMPVSGGAGDVSVVGPGVGVAAEASCQEGTTYMCSVCPVKFEQMEHFNDHMRMHVSDG; from the exons ATGACCGAGCGCATTCATAACATCAATCTCCACAACTTCAGCAATTCTGTACTTGAGACCCTCAATGAGCAGCGCAACCGTGGGCACTTCTGTGATGTGACCGTCCGGATCCATGGAAGTATGCTGCGAGCTCACCGCTGCGTGCTGGCCGCTGGAAGCCCCTTCTTTCAGGACAAGCTGCTTTTGGGCTACAGCGACATTGAGATCCCCTCTGTGGTCTCGGTGCAATCCATCCAAAAGTTGATTGACTTTATGTACAGCGGGATTCTGCGAGTGTCTCAGTCAGAGGCCCTGCAGATCTTAACCGCTGCCAGCATCTTGCAGATCAAGACCGTCATCGATGAGTGTACCCGAATCGTGTCGCAGAATGTGGGCCTGGCCGGCCCAGGAGGCTTCCCCGTTATACCGGGAGACTCTGGTCAGGACACCCCCCGTGGCACGCCGGAGTCTGGCACCTCCGGGCCCAGCAGCGATGCCGAGTCGGGCTGTATGCAAGGCACAACCCAGCAGAACATGGATCGGCCGTACACGTCTCTCTACTCCTACACCGGCATCTCCAACGGTACCCGCGACCGCCCCCATTACATCAACCCCATGGCGACAAATTACGACCCGAGTGTCGGCGCTCAGAAGGACCAGCAGTCGCAGGATCCCCCCTGGATGAACCGTATCCAGGACAGAACCCAGCCGGTGGACCGCTTCATCTCCACGGCCGAGTCCACCACTCACTGCCGCAAGCAACCCCGCCCGGTGCGCCTGCAAACAGGCGGGATGCACATCAAGCAGGAGGCCGACGACGAGTACAGCTGCTACAACAACACAGGCGACTGCCAGGATGAGACCGAGCACGCTGAGAGCGAGTCCAAAGTGGAGAGTTTCGACTCAGGGGTCAGCTCCTCCATCAGTACCGAGCCAGATGCCATGGAGCAGCAGCCCTACCTGAGTGGCTTTAACCGGGAGGGGCCGGGCGAAGGCCACCAAGGGAATTTGGGTCCGGTGCATATTGAGGTTAACGACTCGTCCCCGGAGCAATCGCAAGAGCCCGATGAGGGCCACGGCGGCCACAGCACTAGTGACAGTAGCATGATGCACCCACTGCCCAACCCCATCATGTCCCACTCCCTGTCCAGCACGCCGCATTACCTGCGGCCGGTCGAGACGCACACCAGCAATCTGAGGATGCCGCACGCCATGACCAGCAATTCCCAATTGATCGGCGGCGTCGGGAGCACCTTCTTGCCCACACTCTTCCCCCCGCAGCCGGCCAGAGACAACAAGTCTTTCCTTTACCTTTCCGGCCAACAGCAGGCCCAGTTTGTAACGGTGCCCACCGCCATGTCATCGTTCCCCAACGCCATGGCTGTTCCGCCGGGGTCCGCCCAGTCGCAGCAGTCCGCCGGAGCAATGAGTCAGGGGGAGAAGAAGCCCTATGCATGCACCCTCTGCTGTAAAACCTTTACTGCAAAACAGAACTACGTCAAACACATGTTTGTGCATACCG GAGAGAAGCCCCACCAGTGCAGCATCTGCTGGCGCTCGTTCTCCCTGAAGGATTACTTAATCAAACACATGGTGACGCACACGGGGGTGCGGGCCTACCAGTGCAGCATCTGCAACAAGCGCTTCACCCAGAAGAGCTCTCTCAACGTCCACATGCGGCTGCACCGTGGCGAGAAATCCTACGAGTGCCCTATCTGCAAGAAGAAGTTCTCCCACAAAACCCTGCTGGAGCGCCACATGGCCCTGCACAGCACGGGCAGCGCCATCACGGGGCTGGCCGACGCAATCACCGGGCTGGCCGGCGTCACCTGCCCCCCTTGCCCGGTCTCCATTCCCATCACTCTACCCATGACCGTCCCCGAGCCCGGCGCCGGGGTGGTGGCCCTCGCCATGCCCGTAAGCGGCGGTGCGGGAGATGTGTCCGTGGTGGGGCCGGGAGTGGGCGTGGCCGCGGAGGCGAGCTGCCAAGAAGGGACCACCTACATGTGTTCCGTCTGCCCCGTCAAGTTCGAGCAAATGGAGCACTTCAACGACCACATGCGAATGCATGTCTCTGACGGATAA